Proteins from a single region of Mycoplasmopsis edwardii:
- a CDS encoding SGNH/GDSL hydrolase family protein: protein MKSKKVLTSVFALLVSASVLTACNAPGSSKPISSGGKDIKVTQPGDGVEVPGLPTNPIIGGRVGGIESLVDSGDISNPKERNFIRSRSLKFISKNQPIKYVAFGDSLTAGFDGTLPKDYKGKLEVDGSISGLSYPSFLARMLNVNGRVQSYDNFAISGSRVLDWIKLFEMNYDGKDVSDKVITSIFPNKEEFKNEVKSKLAEANLVTFTLGANDLFSLILDSVKTQDALKIVKKFLDKKPLLNDAIIFFNNLFKDSLPEIRKRLITFISNLKTLAPKANINLISYPIPMQLLFNVLNKYVSNQLLQDLVKLDASNIFIEIINDNLQEVAEITSINFIQTYNNKFWNANVKDLSSIYLDIHPGTKGYKKIALDLYLKITKPYLNLKYYEGYDFDKDYILKDAASSKYQIEVGLSDKEAIGASNTFDYLNHEVADEIEVKTQRSPFNFGKRISELSNIFQYLVVEFVEFLTDNAIYNELDPERKLKQLLVDNNHLGTPALVNLVQEVMSSGKLESIFANIQNQLSASLEQGDITFEKFTKIFIDNFVNLDNIAYLIKVISKSQLLSNNKEELANVFKTIIDNFFKSYSAKVSEIVEKPIFETVGSEYFEEGEITSLVAELLGSQDFVNLIKKFVDVYIYNSEDFAEIESINDFILSFFKNQANNREIATLINQNLQNVLENKKVKQIFGNLLYNVLKSKNLTNQITKEQIVQAVDDLLSLANGLNNEFDLTNVLIKNLLNELPVHGITNFSQLISNSLKATFNEVFGGQNFNKNFVALVKTFSNSDLIENNKPLLKQLVTNYLESQSFASLSTVVRNAVEGRRITRYFSAAAFERLSQVVFGGQYIKNLFSRAVDSTIENHDAFKNVTSTNEIIIKVLEHTDLDEVKNNISGLINSIKDSKDFPYLIKDIFTSFFTKYNIPVDPRAQQFFDDLSNDAKAIIDDLNFIEPFITDVFDFIKTIRNSENAIEEFDKLPDIISKSLSKHLLNDPIGLIKKLVAKPYVRNNVDAIALLSKVVFNDVKARGYWAGVVEANIDKILKINDFNKYVDKDEVRLITLMVVNNENLGELLEELIKTFINNQSLLDKVTSPKELFDALITNRELKNTLIAHSKPIVKEVLASGSYKRSIAKAVIETSKGSFFEVDEKYKVLFENATRSIIEVLNATNKFDQFIDTIFEVLAVSENIEEIVKKLPSKMSDIFDLSISEIYRAVLNSTVLNFDRDLLKEFLKEFITRIQDNKFVNTAFKLLPDKFPYSLTKDEVKATFTKVTQNEDFRAILDKSVDFMFANLDRFKESTSAIDNLNIVLADKDYLETVKSHLKAFISAIKDDTTIKKIVVNLILSFESKEEYSWILNEVTNKERFIENVYSSLLKEFDHLNVIPNLFKGLESFSKLNVKTPQTLTKSIVDEFVAELKGRNLESNFTRVLRSLSNEFFRDNSQNIVQVVKNIYNHYLLNRENLESVLHLVNEGTNNSLSNLTEITELTELAINIFEDQEIKNYISGQLTNLVSNENKFSQVQNFNEILKVILINLDKEQLKSLIKNLFDKVKTNPTLRRLVAKILTNYIKQNHPSVYDEVQTSSFFNNLLTDIFKLEEILDVKDQVVDKFIEAISLTNTNDDLNQKLKNFVSEVNNIFVTRAKEKMNDIISFVFRSNVFTHNKPYTLRLIKFFAEHVIENTDLLWEPINSFLSTNNLIDTNRKLNKEQFDKLRAFILHVNNYSSTSTIINNVLSFTDEEVSKIVDLETFKNVIGKKTINALNLSEYQLLKAILSSDYLSSEREFVKHVLEKVLNKYLTQETINSLLENASLNSLSSSLGIQEANLKSFITKVLTNDKIKDVIKIIADHVLSNLDSLRGANSYNDLIKQIFRIENLKPALREKLIALINDVVNNDKFKEDIKSFILSVLNNELFSVFFKGVQNKQRIADNIIEVYDIFDNNLSLNQIIFDTLFEHLKENGYQFNITSLLSSFGSSLKDRLNSEEGAEAKVVKMVKELVNSKLLNQNKEDLSRIIVNALESLGNKESFNKIIDSLSKAQKDKITQYIQISDLKVLLNFVLGNTHFHSILDNLIKRVFDNLSTLNDVTSYFDIIKRVLAILDLESLETHVLGLMEDILSRNEVNDSVYRLLKQTLGNFGVNTNDGGIDVFIRDLSRNLDTLLNQTDLLKPIIKKFFEKLKHASRSNNKEKLINTLSTISVDIVKIMKDKVTSDPKSFVDNLLEIQFIKDNKPALIKTIAQLLIGLKDKGTLKTIAYGIIDDLNLSADTLEVLDKTTLKKLVDIVLSKENLNNLITNIVPELLNDTNWLNHINDPFRLIKSLMAKPNVLRLIKSFINTFVDGFVSDPKTPAVMLRLVENFARKYDINLRGFDKTILIRNVTNSIIPFAKDIDLYPRIIDIVAEQIKVSLNVNDLLANVKLKLSKSFDLTDYKYLKAFLNRFSWVTQSKSEVSAIALRLFDKFMASEEWQEVLVKQVLKVPFVSKYGVRNSDIKLILKALKEAPAFETGILIIITHILNNWDTLKEANSYSELFDKLINIEPLTNTLKRFAEYTIKTVLESRDFSQVGARIFVTEINKTKYKTLLKDITNPENLISNIFGIISVVNKNLSISDNIIDEVFKKLQANETIDTTLLTNSLQTTINKFINNPRFEANLINLLKEIVKTEGIRNNKSQFGILFKNTLNLLFSELNPGQLVWQSFNDQIKAFINENFVSGEQFANVINDFAQLPDLRDLIGNLTNYFIDNIDDFNEVTTISGLIRTYFRNHDNETSFKNNLKQIITKGLSKNNIKSSLRSMLNKLFRFINVHNNQHAEHLINVISNDFGDLLNRSGVFDQTINILIEEIKNNEGINDVLSHAKDRILNELTPANFNFIKKLVNDPLVQNNKEKVLSVVLEGITNFLNDETKIRKVINDLNLASLLVTNEQDSPINLELINNMIVLAIKNPDLRDALKISINDFIERANVYNENQSWLGALNTLLKTPKSAELKTKFTRWIKATLTNPDTQLVQGAAQFLISKLRNSGFMLETVGDDHRLLSNIINSFFRTLAERPELNTIIDKIYENIKAIDFSKGERENIKLVKDAISNGAFSLILTEDNRNISFSKVLSQYDFLKYMLDRIGDNNYVTFITRLFESSDRKQMTGIYATIKNQLIPGYNSSHSSNETSSSSNNGGGSQSSDSYGFTFDESIFTVVERTKKLISLLFRPIYRDMIYQAAKGNYNFDQPKANMHYKAIFRLSTLMLWYVHDKAVSGFKFWNGTSLDVETIFVSALDDAFLTAKGWYPNQFNSLPNWKKQVIGADWRGNYNWDFVVGNRSISTNLRNYWKDQLFAYIYYRKNNLDRHTGKTMTDALLDALKKGSF from the coding sequence ATGAAAAGTAAAAAAGTTTTAACATCAGTCTTCGCCTTGCTTGTGAGTGCTTCGGTGCTTACAGCATGTAATGCACCAGGCTCTTCAAAGCCGATTTCATCGGGTGGTAAGGATATTAAAGTCACTCAACCAGGAGATGGTGTAGAAGTTCCTGGATTACCAACTAATCCAATAATCGGTGGTAGAGTTGGAGGAATAGAATCACTTGTAGATAGTGGTGATATCTCGAATCCAAAAGAAAGAAACTTCATTAGAAGTAGATCATTAAAATTCATTAGTAAGAATCAACCAATCAAATATGTCGCATTTGGTGACTCACTAACAGCTGGTTTTGATGGTACATTACCAAAAGACTATAAAGGAAAACTAGAAGTTGATGGTTCAATTTCTGGACTTTCTTATCCTTCATTTTTAGCAAGAATGCTTAATGTTAATGGAAGAGTTCAATCATATGATAACTTTGCTATCTCAGGTTCAAGAGTTCTTGACTGAATTAAATTATTCGAAATGAACTATGATGGCAAAGATGTTTCTGATAAAGTAATCACAAGCATCTTCCCTAACAAAGAAGAATTTAAAAATGAAGTAAAAAGCAAGTTAGCAGAAGCTAACTTAGTTACATTCACATTAGGAGCTAACGATTTATTTAGCTTAATTTTAGACTCAGTTAAAACACAAGATGCCTTAAAAATTGTTAAAAAATTCCTGGACAAAAAACCCCTTTTAAATGACGCGATTATTTTCTTTAATAATTTATTTAAAGATAGCTTACCTGAAATTAGAAAAAGATTAATCACTTTTATTAGTAATTTAAAAACTCTTGCCCCTAAGGCAAACATTAACTTAATTTCATATCCGATCCCAATGCAACTTTTATTTAATGTTTTAAATAAATATGTTTCAAACCAATTACTTCAAGACTTAGTTAAATTGGATGCTTCAAACATCTTTATTGAAATTATTAACGATAACTTACAAGAAGTTGCAGAGATTACATCAATTAATTTTATTCAAACATACAATAATAAATTCTGAAATGCAAACGTAAAAGACCTTTCTTCAATTTACTTAGACATTCACCCTGGTACAAAAGGTTACAAAAAAATTGCGCTTGATTTATATTTAAAAATTACAAAACCATACCTTAACTTAAAATACTATGAAGGTTATGATTTTGATAAAGATTACATTTTAAAAGATGCAGCCTCATCCAAATACCAAATCGAAGTTGGTTTAAGTGATAAAGAAGCAATAGGCGCAAGCAATACATTTGATTATTTAAATCATGAAGTTGCTGACGAAATTGAAGTTAAGACACAAAGATCACCATTTAACTTTGGCAAAAGAATTTCTGAACTTTCAAATATCTTCCAATACCTTGTTGTCGAATTTGTTGAGTTCTTAACTGATAATGCAATTTACAATGAACTTGACCCTGAAAGAAAATTAAAACAATTATTAGTTGATAACAATCACTTAGGAACACCTGCTCTTGTTAACTTAGTTCAAGAGGTAATGAGTTCAGGAAAACTTGAAAGTATTTTTGCAAACATTCAAAACCAACTTTCTGCTTCACTTGAGCAAGGTGATATTACATTTGAGAAATTTACAAAAATATTTATTGATAATTTTGTGAATTTAGATAATATTGCTTACTTAATTAAAGTTATTTCAAAAAGCCAATTATTAAGTAATAACAAAGAAGAACTTGCAAATGTATTCAAAACAATTATTGACAACTTTTTCAAAAGTTATAGTGCAAAAGTTAGTGAAATAGTTGAAAAGCCAATTTTTGAAACAGTTGGAAGTGAATATTTCGAAGAAGGAGAAATCACTTCATTGGTTGCTGAATTATTAGGTTCTCAAGACTTTGTAAACTTAATCAAAAAATTTGTTGATGTATACATCTATAATTCAGAAGACTTTGCTGAAATCGAATCAATAAATGATTTCATTTTATCGTTCTTCAAAAATCAAGCAAATAATAGAGAAATTGCAACATTAATTAATCAAAACTTACAGAATGTTTTAGAAAACAAGAAAGTTAAGCAAATTTTTGGTAACTTATTGTACAATGTTCTAAAAAGCAAAAACTTAACAAACCAAATCACAAAAGAACAAATTGTTCAAGCAGTTGATGATTTATTAAGCTTAGCAAACGGTTTAAATAATGAATTTGATTTAACAAATGTATTAATTAAAAATCTTCTTAATGAATTACCTGTACATGGAATTACAAACTTTTCACAATTAATTTCAAATTCATTAAAAGCAACTTTCAATGAAGTATTTGGTGGACAAAACTTTAACAAAAACTTTGTAGCATTAGTAAAAACATTTTCTAATTCAGATTTAATTGAAAATAATAAACCTTTATTAAAACAATTAGTTACAAATTACTTAGAGTCACAAAGCTTTGCTTCACTATCAACAGTTGTTAGAAATGCAGTTGAAGGAAGAAGAATTACAAGATACTTCTCAGCAGCAGCTTTCGAAAGACTTAGTCAAGTTGTTTTTGGTGGGCAATACATTAAAAACTTATTCTCAAGAGCAGTCGACTCAACAATTGAAAATCACGATGCATTTAAAAATGTAACTTCTACAAATGAAATTATTATTAAAGTTCTTGAACACACAGATCTTGATGAAGTTAAAAATAATATCTCAGGTTTAATTAACTCAATTAAAGATTCAAAAGATTTCCCATACTTAATTAAGGACATCTTTACAAGCTTCTTTACAAAATACAATATTCCTGTTGATCCAAGAGCTCAACAGTTCTTTGATGATCTATCAAATGATGCTAAAGCAATTATTGATGATTTAAACTTTATTGAACCATTTATTACTGATGTTTTTGATTTCATTAAAACTATTAGAAATTCAGAAAATGCAATTGAAGAATTTGATAAATTACCAGACATTATTTCAAAAAGCTTAAGCAAACATCTTTTAAATGATCCAATTGGGTTAATCAAAAAACTAGTTGCTAAGCCATATGTTAGAAATAACGTTGATGCTATTGCATTATTATCAAAAGTTGTATTCAATGATGTTAAAGCTAGAGGATATTGAGCAGGAGTTGTTGAAGCAAACATTGATAAAATTTTAAAAATCAATGACTTTAATAAATATGTAGATAAAGATGAAGTGAGATTAATTACTTTAATGGTAGTTAACAATGAAAACTTAGGCGAATTACTTGAAGAGTTAATTAAAACATTCATTAACAACCAATCACTTTTAGATAAAGTAACTTCACCAAAAGAATTATTTGATGCATTAATCACAAATAGAGAATTAAAAAATACTTTAATCGCACACTCTAAACCAATTGTTAAAGAAGTATTAGCTTCTGGTTCATACAAAAGAAGTATTGCGAAAGCAGTTATTGAAACATCAAAAGGAAGCTTCTTTGAAGTAGATGAAAAATACAAAGTATTATTCGAGAACGCTACAAGAAGTATTATTGAAGTTCTTAACGCAACAAACAAATTTGATCAATTTATTGATACTATTTTTGAAGTATTAGCAGTTTCAGAAAATATTGAAGAAATTGTTAAAAAGTTACCTTCAAAAATGAGTGATATCTTTGATTTATCAATTTCTGAAATTTACCGTGCAGTATTGAACTCAACAGTCTTAAATTTTGATAGAGATTTATTAAAAGAGTTCTTAAAAGAATTCATTACAAGAATTCAAGACAACAAATTTGTAAATACAGCATTTAAGTTACTTCCAGACAAATTCCCATACTCATTAACTAAAGATGAAGTGAAAGCAACATTTACAAAAGTAACACAAAATGAAGATTTTAGAGCAATTCTTGATAAATCAGTAGACTTTATGTTTGCTAACTTAGATAGATTTAAAGAATCAACTTCTGCAATTGATAACTTAAATATTGTTTTAGCTGATAAAGACTATTTAGAAACAGTTAAATCACATCTAAAAGCATTTATTTCAGCAATTAAAGACGATACAACAATTAAGAAAATTGTAGTCAACTTAATTCTTTCATTTGAATCAAAAGAAGAGTACTCATGAATTTTAAATGAAGTAACAAATAAAGAAAGATTTATCGAAAACGTTTATAGTTCATTATTAAAAGAATTTGATCACTTAAATGTAATTCCTAACTTATTCAAAGGTCTTGAATCATTCTCAAAATTAAATGTTAAAACTCCACAAACATTAACTAAATCAATTGTAGATGAATTTGTAGCTGAGCTTAAAGGACGAAACTTAGAATCAAACTTCACAAGAGTGTTAAGATCACTAAGTAATGAATTCTTTAGAGATAACTCACAGAACATTGTGCAAGTTGTAAAAAACATTTACAACCATTACTTATTAAATAGAGAAAACTTAGAAAGTGTTTTACACCTTGTTAATGAAGGAACAAATAATTCATTAAGTAATTTAACAGAAATAACAGAACTTACAGAATTAGCTATAAATATTTTTGAAGATCAAGAAATTAAAAACTATATTTCTGGTCAATTAACAAACTTAGTAAGCAATGAAAATAAATTCAGTCAAGTTCAAAACTTTAATGAAATTTTAAAAGTAATCTTAATCAATCTTGATAAGGAACAATTAAAATCATTAATTAAAAACTTATTTGATAAAGTTAAAACTAACCCAACATTAAGAAGGCTTGTAGCTAAAATATTAACAAACTACATCAAACAAAATCATCCAAGTGTATATGATGAAGTTCAAACAAGCTCATTCTTTAATAACTTATTAACAGATATTTTCAAACTTGAAGAAATCTTGGATGTTAAAGATCAAGTAGTAGACAAGTTTATTGAAGCAATTTCATTAACAAACACAAATGATGATTTAAATCAAAAACTTAAAAACTTTGTATCAGAAGTTAATAATATCTTTGTTACACGTGCTAAAGAAAAAATGAATGACATTATTTCATTTGTATTCAGATCAAATGTCTTTACACACAACAAACCATACACACTTCGCTTAATTAAATTCTTTGCAGAACATGTAATAGAAAATACAGATTTATTATGAGAACCAATCAATAGTTTCTTATCTACAAATAATTTAATTGATACAAATAGAAAACTAAACAAAGAGCAATTTGATAAATTAAGAGCATTTATCTTACATGTAAATAACTATAGCTCAACTTCAACAATCATTAATAATGTTCTTTCATTTACAGATGAAGAAGTAAGTAAAATTGTTGATTTAGAGACATTTAAAAATGTAATTGGTAAAAAAACAATTAATGCCTTAAACTTAAGTGAATACCAATTATTAAAAGCAATTTTAAGTTCAGATTACTTATCAAGTGAAAGAGAATTTGTTAAACATGTTCTTGAAAAAGTTCTTAATAAATACTTAACACAAGAAACAATTAATAGTTTACTTGAAAATGCTTCATTAAATTCACTTTCATCATCGTTAGGTATTCAAGAAGCTAACTTAAAATCATTTATTACTAAAGTATTAACAAACGACAAAATTAAAGATGTAATAAAAATCATTGCAGACCATGTTTTAAGCAACTTAGATTCATTAAGAGGAGCAAACTCATACAATGATTTAATTAAACAAATTTTCCGTATCGAAAATCTTAAACCTGCTTTAAGAGAAAAATTAATTGCATTAATTAATGATGTAGTTAACAATGATAAATTCAAAGAAGATATTAAGTCATTTATTTTAAGTGTTCTTAATAACGAATTATTCAGTGTGTTCTTTAAAGGTGTTCAAAACAAACAAAGAATCGCAGATAACATCATTGAAGTTTACGACATTTTTGATAATAACTTAAGCTTAAATCAAATCATTTTCGATACATTGTTTGAACACTTAAAAGAAAATGGATATCAATTTAATATCACAAGTCTTTTAAGTAGCTTTGGCTCATCATTAAAAGATAGATTAAACTCTGAAGAAGGTGCTGAAGCTAAAGTTGTAAAAATGGTTAAAGAATTAGTTAACTCTAAACTACTTAACCAAAATAAAGAAGACTTATCAAGAATTATTGTTAACGCTTTAGAGAGTTTAGGAAACAAAGAATCATTCAATAAAATTATTGATTCATTAAGCAAGGCTCAAAAAGACAAAATTACTCAATATATCCAGATTTCAGACTTAAAAGTTCTTTTAAACTTTGTTTTAGGAAATACTCATTTCCACTCAATTTTAGATAACTTAATTAAAAGGGTGTTTGACAACCTTTCAACACTTAATGATGTAACTTCATACTTTGATATTATTAAGAGAGTTTTAGCTATCTTAGACCTTGAAAGCCTTGAAACACATGTTTTAGGATTAATGGAAGATATCTTATCTAGAAATGAAGTTAATGATTCAGTTTATAGATTATTAAAACAAACATTAGGTAACTTTGGTGTTAATACAAATGATGGGGGAATCGATGTCTTTATTAGAGACTTATCAAGAAACCTTGATACATTATTAAACCAAACAGATTTACTCAAACCAATCATTAAGAAATTCTTCGAAAAACTTAAACATGCTTCAAGAAGTAATAATAAAGAAAAGCTGATTAACACCCTTTCAACTATCTCAGTTGATATAGTAAAAATTATGAAAGATAAAGTCACAAGTGATCCAAAATCATTTGTTGACAATCTTTTAGAAATTCAATTTATTAAAGACAACAAACCAGCCCTTATCAAAACAATTGCACAATTATTAATTGGACTTAAAGATAAAGGAACATTAAAAACAATTGCTTATGGTATTATTGACGATTTAAATCTTTCAGCAGATACACTTGAAGTGTTAGACAAAACAACACTTAAAAAGTTAGTTGATATTGTTTTAAGTAAAGAAAACTTAAACAACTTAATTACAAACATAGTACCTGAATTATTGAATGATACAAACTGATTGAATCACATTAATGATCCATTTAGATTGATTAAATCATTAATGGCTAAACCAAATGTTTTAAGATTAATTAAATCATTTATCAATACCTTTGTAGATGGTTTTGTTTCAGATCCCAAAACACCAGCTGTAATGTTAAGACTAGTTGAGAACTTCGCTAGAAAATACGACATTAACTTAAGAGGGTTTGACAAAACTATATTAATTAGAAATGTAACAAATTCAATAATTCCGTTTGCTAAGGATATTGATTTATACCCAAGAATAATTGATATTGTTGCAGAACAAATTAAGGTTTCATTAAATGTTAATGACCTTCTTGCAAATGTTAAGTTAAAATTATCAAAATCATTTGATTTAACAGATTACAAATATCTTAAAGCATTCTTAAACAGATTTTCATGAGTAACACAGAGCAAAAGTGAAGTTTCAGCTATTGCTTTAAGATTGTTTGATAAATTCATGGCTTCAGAAGAATGACAAGAAGTCCTTGTTAAACAAGTATTAAAAGTACCTTTTGTAAGCAAATATGGTGTTAGAAATTCAGATATTAAATTAATACTTAAAGCACTTAAAGAAGCTCCGGCTTTTGAAACAGGTATTTTAATCATAATTACTCATATCCTAAATAACTGAGATACATTAAAAGAAGCAAATAGCTACTCAGAATTATTTGATAAATTAATCAATATCGAACCATTAACAAACACACTAAAAAGATTTGCTGAATACACAATTAAAACTGTGCTTGAAAGTAGAGATTTTTCACAAGTTGGTGCAAGAATATTTGTTACTGAAATCAATAAAACAAAATACAAAACATTATTAAAAGATATTACTAATCCAGAAAACTTAATTAGCAACATTTTCGGTATTATCTCTGTTGTTAACAAAAACCTTTCAATATCAGATAATATAATTGATGAAGTATTTAAAAAACTTCAAGCTAATGAAACAATTGATACAACACTTTTAACTAACTCACTTCAAACAACAATTAACAAATTTATTAATAATCCAAGATTTGAAGCTAACTTAATTAACTTATTAAAAGAAATTGTTAAAACAGAAGGGATCAGAAATAATAAATCACAATTTGGAATTTTATTTAAAAATACTCTAAATCTTTTATTCAGTGAACTTAACCCTGGTCAACTAGTTTGACAATCATTTAACGATCAAATTAAAGCATTTATTAATGAAAACTTTGTATCTGGTGAACAATTCGCAAATGTAATTAATGATTTTGCACAATTACCAGATCTTAGAGATCTTATAGGTAACTTAACAAATTACTTTATCGACAATATTGATGACTTTAATGAAGTAACAACAATTTCTGGATTAATCAGAACATACTTTAGAAACCACGATAATGAAACATCATTTAAAAATAATTTAAAACAAATTATTACTAAAGGATTAAGTAAAAATAACATTAAGTCATCATTAAGATCTATGTTAAATAAATTATTTAGATTCATTAATGTTCACAACAATCAACATGCTGAACACTTAATCAATGTGATTTCAAATGATTTTGGTGACTTATTAAATAGATCAGGTGTATTTGATCAAACAATTAACATTTTAATTGAAGAAATTAAAAATAATGAAGGCATCAATGATGTTCTATCACATGCAAAAGATAGAATATTAAATGAATTAACACCTGCAAACTTCAACTTTATTAAGAAATTAGTTAATGATCCATTAGTACAAAATAATAAAGAAAAAGTACTTTCAGTAGTATTAGAAGGTATTACAAACTTCTTGAATGATGAAACAAAAATTAGAAAAGTTATTAATGACTTAAATCTTGCTAGTTTACTTGTAACAAACGAACAAGATTCACCAATTAACCTTGAATTAATTAATAATATGATTGTTCTCGCGATCAAAAACCCAGATTTAAGAGATGCATTAAAAATTTCAATTAACGATTTTATTGAAAGAGCAAATGTTTATAATGAAAATCAAAGCTGATTAGGAGCATTAAATACATTATTAAAAACACCTAAATCTGCAGAATTAAAAACTAAGTTTACAAGATGAATTAAAGCAACACTAACAAATCCAGATACACAATTAGTACAAGGTGCTGCACAATTCTTAATTTCAAAATTAAGAAACTCAGGATTCATGTTAGAAACAGTTGGTGATGATCATAGATTATTATCAAACATTATTAATTCATTCTTTAGAACACTTGCAGAACGTCCAGAGCTTAATACAATCATTGATAAAATCTATGAAAACATCAAAGCAATTGATTTTAGTAAAGGCGAAAGAGAAAATATTAAATTAGTTAAAGATGCAATTTCAAATGGTGCCTTTAGCTTAATCTTAACAGAGGATAATAGAAATATTTCATTTAGTAAAGTTCTCTCACAATATGACTTTTTAAAATACATGCTTGATAGAATCGGTGATAATAATTATGTAACATTTATTACTAGATTATTTGAATCAAGTGATAGAAAACAAATGACAGGTATTTATGCAACAATTAAAAACCAATTAATACCTGGATATAATTCATCTCACTCATCAAATGAAACATCTTCATCATCTAATAACGGTGGAGGTAGCCAATCAAGTGATTCATATGGTTTCACATTTGATGAAAGTATCTTTACAGTTGTAGAAAGAACCAAAAAGCTTATTTCATTACTATTTAGACCTATTTATAGAGACATGATATATCAAGCTGCAAAGGGCAACTATAACTTTGATCAACCAAAAGCAAACATGCATTATAAAGCAATCTTCAGACTTTCAACTCTAATGTTATGATACGTACATGATAAAGCAGTTAGTGGATTTAAGTTCTGAAATGGTACTTCATTAGACGTTGAAACAATCTTTGTTTCAGCACTTGATGATGCCTTCTTAACAGCAAAAGGATGATATCCAAACCAATTCAATTCACTTCCTAATTGAAAAAAACAAGTAATTGGGGCTGACTGAAGAGGGAACTATAATTGAGACTTCGTTGTGGGTAATAGAAGTATCTCAACAAACTTAAGAAACTACTGAAAAGATCAATTATTCGCATATATTTACTATAGAAAAAATAACCTTGATCGTCACACAGGTAAAACAATGACTGATGCATTATTAGATGCACTTAAAAAAGGTAGTTTTTAA